GTGGTCAGGCAGCTCGCCAGCGCGGCGAGAAGGTACTCGACCGGGTTGGGGCCGTGATTTTCACCGAGCAGGACGGGCGGTTCGTCGGCGTCGTACGTCCAGCCGTCGATGGCGGCACGGCTGCTGTCTTCTTCGCCGGCGAGGGAGAAGTCCTTGATGCGGGTCTGGTTGTGTCCGCCGTCGATCCATTGATTGCGGGCGCGGAAGACGAAGTGCGACGCTTCGTCATCGCTTTGCCTGAGCATGTCGAGGGTGGCGTGAAGCTGATTGAGGTTGACGCCGTTGAGGGTGTGCCTGGTGGGTGTGGGGTCTGCGGTGGGTGTGGGGTCTGCGGACATGGTGGCCTTCTTGCCGGCCCGTCGTCACCAGAGCCCTGCGGCGGGCATTAGCATGGTTGTGTGAAGCATCGCATTGACGACCGATCGAGCCGTAGACCGCGAGGTCTGGTGTCGAGGCTCATGTC
Above is a window of Phycisphaerales bacterium AB-hyl4 DNA encoding:
- a CDS encoding OsmC family protein, yielding MSADPTPTADPTPTRHTLNGVNLNQLHATLDMLRQSDDEASHFVFRARNQWIDGGHNQTRIKDFSLAGEEDSSRAAIDGWTYDADEPPVLLGENHGPNPVEYLLAALASCLTTSMIVHAAAQGIELEQVEAHLDGDLDIRGFLGLNSNIRNGYQQIRVRFDIKAPAATPEQLDELVQMAQARSPVYDMVTHGVPVDVQRSH